A genomic region of Paroedura picta isolate Pp20150507F chromosome 4, Ppicta_v3.0, whole genome shotgun sequence contains the following coding sequences:
- the LOC143836695 gene encoding uncharacterized protein LOC143836695: protein MTPEDPSPLRFRSRPRGCVRKRSRDEALGLPLAELAALAVRADQQSSAPQRQAGQAAPPLLSSLPARGTSSACAAAWRGSQGLPRRSSSSCPSPPWAPPPAGRMEDAPRLPRLWRHTGRGGHPQGDGGDRAQAGLELTAPSEKALRPRPPSAQARHRGWLTGRWAGACAARGAGRVLRLRAAGRASRWQDGGGGCQGEAVPGWRRGADRPPEPPGPGPALRRPSRPRSPPPPWSPPPPPPLAPPADRAGDPAARGCPSRPRVQKAPPAPEGICPPSPPLLSAQGWSQGAQQDPLETPQAPFAR, encoded by the exons atgacccccgaGGACCCTTCCCCTCTGCGATTCCGGAGTCGGCCAAGAGGGTGTGTCCGTAAGCGATCCCGGGACGAGGCCTTGGGGCTCCCCCTGGCGGAGTTGGCGGCGCTTGCAGTCCGCGCCGACCAGCagagcagcgccccccagcggcaAGCAGGCCAGgcggctcctcccctcctctcatCCCTCCCCGCCCGCGGGACGAGCAGCGCATGCGCGGCGGCCTGGCGGGGCAGCCAAGGCCTTCCTCGGcgctcttcttcctcctgtccTTCCCCCCCGTGGGCGCCGCCGCCTGCCGGGCGGATGGAAGACGCACCCCGCCTGCCTCGCCTTTGGCGCCACACGGGCCGGGGAGGCCACCCGCAGGGAGACGGCGGCGACCGGGCGCAAGCGGGACTCGAACTCACGGCGCCGAGCGAAAAGGCGCTTCGCCCTCGACCCCCCTCTGCGCAGGCGCGGCATCGAGGGTGGCTGACGGGCCGCTGGGCCGGCGCGTGCGCAGCGCGGGGTGCGGGGCGTGTCCTGCGCCTGCGCGCTGCTGGCCGCGCGTCCCGATGGCAAGATGGCGGCGGAGGCTGCCAGGGTGAGGCGGTCCCGGGATGGCGGCGCGGCGCGGATCGGCCCCCAGagccccccggccccggccccgcgcTCC GCCGCCCCTCGCGCCCGCGGAGCCCCCCGCCGCCATGgagccccccgccgccgccgccgctagcCCCGCCCGCCGACCGCGCCGGAGACCCCGCCGCCCGTgg ATGCCCCTCCCGGCCTCGTGTGCAAAAGGCCCCGCCCGCCCCGGAGGGGATctgccccccctcgccccccctccTTTCCGCCCAGGGTTGGTCTCAAGGAGCGCAACAGGACCCCCTCGAGACCCCCCAAGCCCCCTTCGCCCGCTGA
- the PCIF1 gene encoding LOW QUALITY PROTEIN: mRNA (2'-O-methyladenosine-N(6)-)-methyltransferase (The sequence of the model RefSeq protein was modified relative to this genomic sequence to represent the inferred CDS: deleted 1 base in 1 codon) encodes MANENHGSSREDAALMSHSPGTSHQNQPSSPKSVRLVQDLPDELVQAGWEKCWSKRETRPYYFNRFTNQSLWEMPLLGQHDVISDPLGLNAAPAPVDVGGGDVAATEGQSRKRRLSEEVQPSGNSVKKPKVDLPPAQPTPNSSTTPRTPLLNLWGEDKQQAALLRPTEAYWDLDVQTNAVIKQRPPSEVLPPHPEVELLRSQLVLKLRQHYRELCQQREGIDPPRESFNRWMLERKVVDKGTDPLLPSDCEPVVSPSMFREIMNDIPIRLSRIKFREEAKKLLFKYAEAAKRLIESRSASPDSRKMVKWNVEDTFSWLRRDHSASKEDYMDRLEHLRKQCGPHVSAAAKDSVEGICSKIYHISLEYVKRIREKHLAILKEHGISAEGEAPPEVEDRLVYCFPVRLAIPSPPLPSVEMHLENNVVCVRYKGEMVKVSRNYFSKLWLLYRYSCIDDPGSERFLLRVWCLLRRYQMMFGVGLYEGTGLQGALPVHVFEALHKLFGVSFECFASPLNCYFKQYCSAFLDIDGYFGSRGPCLDFFPISGSFQANPPFCEELMDAMVSHFENLLEVSSEPLSFIVFIPEWRDPPTPALMRMEQSRFKRHQLILPAFDHEYRSGSQHVCKKEEMYYKAVHNTAIFFLQNNAGFAKWEPTAERLQELVAACKHSGRILAPSSSSSSASAPDSDRETVREQSTSRETTPN; translated from the exons ATGGCCAACGAGAACCACGGCAGCTCCAGGGAGGATGCCGCTCTGATGAGCCACTCCCCTGGCACGTCCCACCAGAACCAGCCCAGCTCCCCCAAGTCCGTCCGGCTGGTGCAGGACTTGCCAG aCGAGCTGGTGCAGGCTGGCTGGGAGAAGTGCTGGAGCAAGCGGGAGACCCGCCCCTACTACTTCAACCGCTTCACCAACCAGTCACTCTGGGAGATGCCACTCCTGGGGCAGCATGACGTCATT tctgatccTCTAGGTCTAAATGCAGCGCCCGCGCCTGTGGATGTCGGAGGGGGGGATGTGGCCGCCACTGAAGGCCAGTCACGGAAGCGGAGGCTGTCCGAGGAGGTCCAGCCCAGCGGGAACAGCGTGAAGAAGCCCAAG GTTGACCTACCTCCCGCTCAGCCCACCCCCAACTCCTCCACTACGCCCAGGACCCCTCTCTTGAACTTGTGGGGGGAAGACAAGCAACAGGCAGCTCTGCTGCGGCCGACTGA GGCGTACTGGGACCTGGACGTCCAGACGAATGCGGTGATTAAGCAGAGGCCCCCGTCCGAGGTGCTGCCTCCCCACCCGGAAGTGGAACTCCTCCGATCCCAGCTGGTTCTGAAGCTGCGCCAGCATTACCGGGAACTTTGCCAGCAGCGGGAAG GGATTGATCCCCCACGGGAATCCTTCAACCGCTGGATGCTGGAGCGGAAGGTGGTGGACAAAGGGACGGACCCCTTGTTGCCCAGCGACTGTGAGCCTGTGGTGTCGCCTTCGATGTTCAGAGAAATCATGAATGACATTCCGATCAG GTTGTCCCGGATTAAATTCCGGGAAGAAGCCAAGAAGTTACTCTTCAAATACGCGGAAGCTGCCAAGAGGCTAATCGAATCCAG GAGTGCCTCTCCGGATAGCAGGAAGATGGTCAAGTGGAACGTGGAAGATACCTTCAGCTGGCTGCGGCGGGACCACTCTGCCTCCAAGGAAGACTACATG gaCCGTCTGGAGCACCTGCGCAAGCAATGTGGACCCCACGTGTCAGCTGCAGCCAAGGACTCCGTGGAGGGCATCTGCAGCAAGATCTACCACATCTCTCTGGAGTACGTCAAGCGCATCCGAGAGAAGCATCTGGCCATCCTCAAGGAGCACGGCATCTCAG CAGAGGGGGAGGCTCCTCCAGAGGTTGAGGACCGGCTTGTCTACTGCTTCCCGGTGAGGCTGGCCATCCCTTCCCCGCCACTGCCCAGCGTGGAGATGCACCTGGAGAACAACGTGGTTTGCGTACGGTACAAAGGCGAGATGGTGAAAGTGAGCCGCAACTACTTCAGCAAGTTG TGGCTGCTCTATCGATACAGCTGCATCGATGACCCGGGCTCTGAGCGTTTCTTGCTGAGGGTTTGGTGCCTCCTCCGCAGATACCAG atgATGTTTGGTGTCGGGCTCTACGAAGGGACTGGCCTGCAGGGGGCGCTCCCTGTGCACGTCTTTGAAGCCCTCCACAAGCTCTTTGGCGTCAGCTTTGAGTGTTTTGCCTCCCCTCTGAACTGCTACTTCAAGCAGTACTGCTCGGCCTTCCTGGACATAGACGGGTATTTTGGGTCACGAGG ccCCTGCCTGGATTTCTTCCCCATCAGTGGCTCGTTTCAGGCCAACCCTCCATTCTGTGAGGAGCTGATGGATGCTATGGTGTCTCACTTTGAG AACCTGCTGGAAGTGTCTAGCGAGCCCCTCTCCTTCATCGTCTTCATCCCGGAGTGGCgggac ccccccaccccagcactgatGCGGATGGAGCAGAGCAGGTTCAAGCGGCACCAGCTCATCCTGCCCGCCTTTGACCACGAGTACCGCAGCGGCTCCCAGCACGTCTGCAAGAA GGAGGAGATGTACTACAAGGCGGTTCACAACACAGCCATCTTTTTCCTGCAAAACAACGCCGGCTTTGCCAAGTGGGAGCCCACCGCCGAGCGGCTGCAGGAGCTGGTCGCGGCCTGCAAGCACTCGGGACGGATCCTGGCCCCCTCGTCTTCGTCCTCCTCTGCTTCCGCCCCGGACAGTGACCGAGAGACCGTTCGGGAGCAGAGCACCAGCCGTGAGACGACGCCCAATTAG
- the LOC143836696 gene encoding uncharacterized protein LOC143836696, whose product MASGPPWGLPAGPGDLEDIWRALGTHLPPLPHFPCAYPALPCCGILPTPPLGLFAQPVSAPGEAPGPARYWPAAPPGVVVVEEAWRAKASAAASRESTAALKAWLGRHRRNPYPTKGEKVLLALGSRMSLTQVSTWFANARRRLKKEQRAARSPPPPDGSPEPGPERSPPPPDAGPEPGPPSPPPPDGGPEPGPPSPPPPDGSPEPGSPSLLPPDGGPAPGSPSRPPPDGGPAPAQAQAPQPRPATIWRPAELATRGPAALGRGEDGRPRHRPWLLGQLESCSSGRRGSRTPGGVRRSPSGPAGASERRHPRPLPLHFLSLPLGLQ is encoded by the exons ATGGCATCAGGACCTCCGTGGGGGCTGCCTGCTGGCCCGGGGGACCTGGAGGATATCTGGAGGGCTTTGGGGACCCACCTTCCCCCTCTGCCCCACTTCCCTTGTGCCTACCCTGCCCTCCCGTGCTGTGGCATCCTGCCCACACCACccctcggcctctttgcccagcCG GTCTCGGCCCCGGGCGAggcgcccggcccggcccgctaCTGGCCCGCGGCCCCGCCGGGCGTGGTGGTGGTCGAGGAGGCGTGGCGGGCGAAAGCGTCGGCGGCGGCGTCGCGGGAGAGCACGGCGGCGCTGAAGGCGTGGCTGGGCCGGCACCGGCGGAACCCCTACCCCACCAAGGGCGAGAAGGTGCTGCTGGCGCTGGGCAGCCGCATGAGCCTCACGCAAGTCTCCACCTGGTTCGCCAACGCCCGGCGGCGCCTCAAGAAGGAGCAGCGCGCCGCacgcagccccccgccccccgacgGCAGCCCCGAGCCCGGCCCCGAgcgcagccccccgccccccgacgcCGGCCCCGAGCCCGGCCCacccagccccccgccccccgacgGCGGCCCCGAGCCCGGCCCacccagccccccgccccccgacgGCAGCCCCGAGCCCGGCTCCCCCAGCCTCCTGCCCCCCGACGGCGGCCCCGCGCCCGGCTCGCCCAGCCGCCCGCCCCCCGACGGCGGCCCCGCGccggcccaggcccaggccccgcAGCCGCGCCCCGCTACGATTTGGCGCCCGGCCGAGCTGGCCACCCGCGGGCCTGCAGCGCTAGGGCGCGGGGAGGACGGTCGCCCCCGCCACAGGCCATGGCTGCTTGGGCAGCTTGAGTCCTGCTCATCAGGCCGCCGGGGGTCGCGTACTCCAGGCGGGGTGCGAAGGTCCCCCTCTGGTCCAGCAGGTGCATCAGAGCGCCGCCATCCTCGGCCTCTTCCGTTGCAttttctgtctctcccccttGGACTGCAGTGA
- the ZNF335 gene encoding LOW QUALITY PROTEIN: zinc finger protein 335 (The sequence of the model RefSeq protein was modified relative to this genomic sequence to represent the inferred CDS: inserted 2 bases in 1 codon), translating to MAASRVPDRRERRAEGREAVPWEATRGLAMEAENEVESSSDAAPRLEQQEEPSESGLGVETSEAMSADSSDAALVTVTLSEADESVVGQSSDSGGISLAEVSESSSGRDALPRAYLPDSSSIAQSALISSLSAAASQSLLVSQSPHGLVHSSVLAEGAAVVSDSTASTSSDLGSAIDRIIESTIGPDIVQRCIAVTSEEEGGAQTTQYLILQGPDDGAPVMSHLASSSLGPGLAVESLVDGPTSTCVEPPAPLEQPAQLAQNLEELMEVVVVQQFRCKMCHYKSSVKQTLLRHMRERHFQPAAATGVKKGRPRKGVSLPESPAKTKPEEGEEEEEEEEEDDDIVDAGAVDDPEDDSDYNPAEDEPRGRVPKLSRPLPSSSEERLRRRPGRPRKLPRPEPVPQPEGDGMDPVVSSQGAPRGDLQGAEAASSSALAPVARELVREPTVSQSDSENRDPASHEEPQQIPRRRGRPSHRFLGKKFCKYMGRRYCYKSAKPLMRPFLCRICGSRFLTHEDLRFHVNSHEASDPQLFRCLQCSYRSRRWSSLKEHMFNHVGSKPYKCEECDYTSVYKKDVTRHSAVHNRDKKKRADPPPKRSTFPCPVCSRVYPMQKRLTQHMKTHSTEKPHMCDKCGKSFKKRYTFKMHLLTHIQAIANRRFKCEFCDHVCEDKKVLLNHQLLHINDKPFRCSRCPYATVREDFLLSHVAVKHTGGKPFACEFCHFTTKHKKNLRLHVQCRHAENLEEWVQRHPEEPPCRRRPFFTLQQIEELKQQHKQGQPPPETAAPSPPVASQPMEAPPAPDRPALAPEPLDGATVIYEAGVEGSAELATQTALDLLLNMSSQRELPGSTLEQVAMGKSGSSSKASEAPVPAEEREDPTTQVLALHVAEQSEAYEEEVLGGAEIHQVTIPFDTTEYSLITPSEDSSSPLCSVEEGPSEVVQVAIRDTLKDVVASDSIPGGHQPPSEPNGGERQEQEQELVVVPSSARWPQVQRFTWQVQKAVALAPMSQEAAPPVDPSRRPPXPKKPPAQGSSAKKFSCKVCSATFAGRAEMESHKRAHVGPSTFKCPDCPFTAPAWPDIRRHMEQHASLRPHKCQHCSFASKNKKDLRRHTLTHTNEKPFSCHVCGQRFNRNGHLKFHVQRLHSPEGKPPAEPAPSTPQTIILNSDEETLATLQTALQSSPALLAPERFHQALGQEHIIMTQEQSSPSQDGAPAYIQEIMTTTADGQMVQHLVAAENQVQYIITQDGVQHLLPHEYVVLPEGHHIQVQDGQITHIQYEQGSPFTQESQIQYVPVSPGQQLVTPAQLEAAAHSAVTAVADAAMASLGPDGGPEQLPPLPPSIHYDIITLAE from the exons ATGGCGGCTTCGCGGGTGCCGGACCGGAGGGAGCGCCGAGCTGAAGGCCGGGAGGCTGTTCCCTGGGAGGCGACTCGCG GTCTGGCCATGGAAGCTGAGAATGAAGTGGAGAGCAGCAGTGATGCAGCCCCTCggctggagcagcaggaggagcccTCTGAGAGTGGCCTTGGCGTGGAGACTTCAGAGGCCATGTCTGCAGACAGCAGTGATGCTGCTCTGGTGACCGTCACTCTCTCGGAAGCAGATGAGTCGGTAGTTGGCCAGAGCTCTGACAGCGGAGGCATCTCCCTG gcCGAGGTGTCTGAGAGCAGCTCTGGCAGAGACGCCTTGCCCAGGGCTTACctgcctgactcctcctccattgCACAGTCTGCCCTGATCTCcagcctctctgctgctgcaaGCCAGTCCCTCCTGGTCTCGCAGTCCCCTCACGGCCTCGTTCACTCCAGTGTGCTGGCCGAAGGGGCTGCAGTGGTGTCGGACTCCACCGCCTCCACCTCCTCTGACCTGGGCTCTGCCATTGACAGGATCATCGAGTCCACCATTGGGCCAGACATCGTTCAGA GATGCATTGCTGTGACGAGTGAAGAGGAAGGTGGGGCACAAACTACGCAGTATCTCATCCTGCAAGGGCCAGACGATG GTGCACCCGTGATGTCCCACCTGGCCAGCTCTAGCCTGGGTCCTGGCTTGGCAGTGGAGTCCCTGGTGGACGGCCCCACCTCCACGTGCGTGGAGCCCCCAGCCCCATTGGAGCAACCTGCCCAGCTGGCCCAGAACCTGGAGGAACtgatggaggtggtggtggtgcagcAGTTCAGGTGCAAGATGTGCCACTACAAGAGCAGCGTCAAGCAGACCCTCCTCCGCCACATGCGAGAGCGGCACTTCcagccag ctgcagccactGGTGTGAAAAAGGGGCGCCCACGGAAGGGGGTTTCTCTGCCAGAGTCCCCTGCAAAAACAAAgccagaagagggggaggaggaggaggaggaggaggaggaggacgatgaCATTGTGGATGCCGGTGCTGTGGATGATCCGGAAG ATGACAGCGACTACAACCCAGCTGAGGATGAGCCTCGTGGGCGGGTGCCCAAGCTCAGCcgccctcttccctcttccagcGAGGAACGGTTGCGCCGACGCCCAGGGAGGCCCCGCAAGCTCCCTCGCCCGGAGCCCGTGCCTCAGCCAGAAG GTGACGGGATGGATCCTGTGgtctcctcacagggtgccccTCGGGGGGACCTGCAGGGCGCCGAGGCAGCCAGCTCCTCAGCTCTGGCCCCTGTTGCCAGAGAACTTGTCAGAGAGCCCACCGTTAGCCAGTCTGACTCTGAGAACAGAGACCCTGCCTCTCACGAAGAACCGCAGCAGATTCCCCGCCGCCGAGGCCGACCCTCCCACCGCTTCCTGGGCAAGAAGTTCTGCAAGTACATGGGCCGCAG gtacTGCTACAAGTCTGCCAAGCCCCTGATGCGCCCTTTCCTGTGCCGGATCTGCGGCTCCCGTTTCCTGACGCACGAGGACCTGCGCTTTCATGTCAACTCGCATGAGGCCAGCGACCCCCAACTCTTCCGCTGCCTGCAGTGCAGCTACCGTTCCCGGCGCTGGTCGTCCCTTAAG GAGCACATGTTCAACCACGTGGGCAGCAAGCCGTACAAGTGTGAGGAGTGCGACTACACCAGTGTCTACAAGAAAGACGTCACCCGCCACTCTGCGGTGCACAACCGGGACAA GAAGAAGCGAGCTGACCCG CCACCCAAACGGAGCACCTTCCCTTGCCCTGTCTGCAGCCGAGTCTACCCCATGCAGAAGCGGCTCACGCAGCACATGAAGACACACAGCACCGAAAAGCCCCACATGTGCGACAAG TGCGGGAAGTCCTTCAAGAAGCGCTACACCTTCAAGATGCACCTCCTGACCCACATCCAGGCCATTGCGAACCGCCG GTTCAAGTGTGAGTTCTGCGACCATGTCTGCGAAGACAAGAAGGTGCTGCTGAACCACCAGCTCCTGCACATCAACGACAAGCCCTTCCGCTGCAGCCGCTGCCCCTACGCCACGGTGCGCGAGGACTTCCTGCTCTCCCACGTGGCCGTCAAGCACACGG GGGGCAAGCCTTTTGCCTGCGAGTTCTGCCACTTCACCACAAAGCACAAGAAGAACTTGCGCCTCCACGTCCAGTGTCGCCACGCTGAGAACTTGGAGGAGTGGGTGCAGCGGCACCCAGAGGAGCCCCCCTGCCGCCGTCGCCCCTTCTTCACTCTCCAGCAGATAGAGGAgttgaagcagcagcacaagcaGGGCCAGCCGCCCCCAGAGACAGCCGCGCCCAGCCCACCA GTCGCCTCCCAGCCGATGGAAGCACCACCTGCTCCCGATCGCCCTGCCCTTGCCCCGGAGCCGCTGGACGGGGCCACCGTGATCTATGAGGCAG GTGTGGAAGGCTCTGCTGAGTTGGCCACGCAGACAGCACTGGACCTCTTGCTGAATATGAGCAGTCAGCGAGAACTGCCTGGCAGCACCCTGGAG CAGGTGGCCATGGGGAAGTCTGGGAGCTCTTCCAAGGCCTCCGAAGCCCCAGTGCCAGCAGAAGAGAGGGAAGACCCCACTACCCAGGTGCTGGCCCTGCATGTAGCAGAGCAGAGTGAGGCTTACGAGGAGGAGGTCCTGGGCGGCGCTGAGATCCATCAAGTCACCATCCCCTTCGACACCACAGAGTACAGCCTCATCACTCCAAGCGAGGACAGCAGCAGCCCTCTGTGCAG CGTGGAGGAGGGTCCCAGCGAGGTTGTTCAAGTAGCCATCAGAGACACCCTGAAGGACGTCGTTGCCTCGGACAGCATCCCAGGAGGGCACCAGCCTCCTTCAGAG CCTAACGGGGGAGAgcggcaggagcaggagcaggagctggtGGTGGTTCCGTCCAGCGCCCGGTGGCCCCAGGTGCAGCGCTTCACCTGGCAGGTGCAGAAGGCTGTGGCATTGGCTCCCATGAGCCAGGAAGCTGCCCCGCCGGTGGACCCCTCCCggaggccccc ccccaagaagccgCCAGCCCAGGGCTCCTCTGCCAAGAAGTTCTCCTGCAAGGTCTGCTCGGCGACATTTGCCGGCCGGGCGGAGATGGAGAGCCACAAGAGGGCCCACGTGGGACCCAGCACCTTCAAGTGTCCTGACTGCCCCTTCACGGCCCCCGCCTGGCCAGACATCCGG agacaCATGGAGCAGCACGCCAGCCTGCGGCCCCACAAGTGCCAGCACTGCAGCTTTGCCTCCAAGAACAAGAAGGACCTTCGCCGGCACACCCTGACCCACACCAATGAGAAGCCCTTCTCCTGCCACGTCTGTGGGCAGAG GTTCAACCGCAACGGGCACCTCAAGTTCCACGTGCAGCGGCTGCACAGTCCAGAGGGGAAGCCGCCAGCTGAGCCTGCCCCCAGCACCCCCCAGACCATTATCCTCAACAGCGACGAGGAGACGCTGGCCACCCTGCAGA CCGCTCTGCAGTCCAGCCCGGCCCTGTTGGCTCCAGAGAGGTTCCACCAGGCCCTGGGACAAGAGCACATAATTATGACCCAGGAGCAGAGCAGTCCCAGCCAG GACGGGGCCCCCGCCTACATCCAGGAGATCATGACAACGACGGCTGATGGGCAGATGGTGCAGCACCTGGTAGCAGCTGAGAACCAG gtgcagtaCATCATCACCCAGGATGGGGTCCAGCACCTGTTGCCCCACGAGTATGTCGTTCTGCCTGAGGGGCACCACATCCAG GTGCAGGACGGGCAGATCACGCACATCCAGTATGAGCAAGGCAGCCCCTTTACACAGGAGTCCCAG atccagtATGTCCCCGTGTCCCCAGGGCAGCAGCTTGTCACCCCGGCtcagctggaggcagcagcccACTCGGCAGTGACAG cgGTGGCGGATGCTGCCATGGCCTCTTTGGGTCCGGACGGGGGCCCGGAACAGCTCCCCCCACTGCCGCCCAGCATCCATTACGACATCATCACCCTGGCGGAGTAG